The Microbacterium sp. KUDC0406 genome includes a window with the following:
- a CDS encoding TetR/AcrR family transcriptional regulator, with the protein MQESERRRRDPEARRRAIIEATAELITEVGVDAVTHRMIAARAGVPLGATTQYFDTLDDLRAAALQLMVDHVDQQMAVLRNEIAERGASPAVLAAIIHAALVDAVAVQTDRAVVTAAVRDPQLRRMARQWSGLVASFLEPEHGPERALAASVFIDGILWYTQINDDPLPQHIIESALSGILVRP; encoded by the coding sequence ATGCAGGAAAGCGAGCGCCGCAGGCGCGACCCCGAGGCTCGCCGTCGCGCGATCATCGAGGCGACCGCCGAGCTGATCACGGAGGTCGGCGTCGACGCCGTGACCCACCGCATGATCGCCGCCCGCGCCGGTGTCCCGCTCGGTGCCACCACCCAGTACTTCGACACGCTCGACGACCTGCGTGCCGCCGCGCTGCAGCTGATGGTCGATCACGTCGATCAGCAGATGGCGGTCCTGCGCAACGAGATCGCCGAGCGCGGGGCATCCCCGGCCGTGCTCGCCGCGATCATCCATGCCGCCCTGGTCGACGCGGTCGCGGTGCAGACCGATCGTGCAGTGGTGACCGCGGCGGTCCGCGACCCGCAGCTGCGCCGGATGGCCCGCCAGTGGTCGGGCCTGGTGGCCTCCTTCCTCGAACCCGAGCACGGTCCGGAACGGGCCCTCGCCGCATCCGTCTTCATCGACGGCATTCTCTGGTACACGCAGATCAACGATGATCCGCTGCCGCAGCACATCATCGAATCCGCCCTCTCCGGCATCCTCGTCCGCCCCTGA
- a CDS encoding fluoride efflux transporter FluC: MILVRALIVAAGGALGVALRMLLGMAIPDAGGVPVSVLTANVIGSFLIGVLTARLPATKRRLFLGTGVLGGFTTYSAFTVGAVGLWASSPLLAAGYALGSLVLGIAAAAVGLHLFRREQGSVR, translated from the coding sequence GTGATCCTCGTCCGCGCCCTCATCGTCGCCGCGGGCGGCGCGCTGGGGGTCGCGCTGCGGATGCTGCTGGGCATGGCGATCCCCGACGCCGGGGGCGTCCCGGTCTCCGTGCTCACGGCCAATGTGATCGGGTCGTTCCTGATCGGCGTGCTCACCGCCCGCCTGCCGGCCACGAAGAGGCGCCTGTTCCTGGGCACCGGCGTGCTGGGCGGGTTCACCACCTACAGCGCGTTCACGGTGGGGGCGGTGGGGCTCTGGGCCTCGTCCCCGCTGCTCGCCGCGGGCTACGCGCTGGGCAGTCTCGTGCTCGGCATCGCCGCGGCCGCGGTGGGGCTGCACCTGTTCCGCCGGGAGCAGGGGAGCGTGCGATGA
- a CDS encoding Pr6Pr family membrane protein, with the protein MTLRTVFGWSRLLAATLCGVALVHRMFWGLGSQTIAGQNFFAYLTIESNIAFTVLAVIAGVIALRMPQDPPWLTTARAIVLSWTITAGLAFALIVWQAGIRGIPITVPWSDIVLHFVLPTWTIVAWIFGPGRSAASWRIVPYVLLYPVIWGLFTIWRGGIIGWYPYYFLDPRQVSGILEMVLTCMIALGIFAIVACGLVLLSRMHTTEASSL; encoded by the coding sequence GTGACTCTGCGAACGGTCTTCGGATGGTCGCGCCTGCTGGCCGCGACCCTCTGCGGGGTCGCCCTCGTGCACCGGATGTTCTGGGGGCTGGGCTCTCAGACCATCGCCGGGCAGAACTTCTTCGCATACCTCACGATCGAGTCGAACATCGCGTTCACCGTCCTCGCCGTCATCGCCGGGGTCATCGCGCTGCGGATGCCGCAGGATCCGCCCTGGCTCACCACGGCCCGTGCCATCGTGCTGAGCTGGACCATCACCGCCGGACTCGCCTTCGCCCTGATCGTCTGGCAGGCGGGCATCCGCGGCATCCCGATCACCGTGCCGTGGTCCGACATCGTGCTGCACTTCGTGCTGCCGACATGGACGATCGTCGCGTGGATCTTCGGGCCGGGACGCAGCGCCGCATCGTGGCGAATCGTGCCCTACGTGCTGCTGTACCCCGTGATCTGGGGACTGTTCACGATCTGGCGCGGCGGGATCATCGGCTGGTACCCGTACTACTTCCTCGACCCGCGGCAGGTGTCCGGGATTCTCGAGATGGTGCTGACCTGCATGATCGCCCTGGGGATCTTCGCCATCGTCGCGTGCGGACTGGTCCTGCTGAGCCGGATGCACACCACCGAGGCCTCCTCCCTCTGA
- a CDS encoding M15 family metallopeptidase, producing MSDVQPRHAASSPRALLFAVPIGLLVTTLASLWALADSPAAPSADQILPPAPAVVRELPAVQIEIEAATDPCDDAAVTAALASGDDSAVLAAFGGAEAFRTSVIAGAAPCISLSDASHVWVVVNKARTVEPRDYAPRSLSGSGLMTTTGSGTARTDVSAALATLASAAADAGAGRIGVNNGYRSYDLQVRTYGQHVRAQGTASADTVSARPGHSEHQTGLAVDVVACDGHCTGIHAFAGTPQSAWVAEHAWEYGFIVRYEQGRTATTGYIAEPWHLRYVGPEIAAVYHAGGFHTLEEFFGLPAAPDYVE from the coding sequence ATGAGCGACGTGCAGCCCCGGCACGCCGCGTCGTCCCCGCGAGCCCTGCTCTTCGCCGTCCCGATCGGCCTGCTCGTGACGACGCTGGCGTCGTTGTGGGCGCTCGCCGACTCCCCGGCCGCTCCGTCAGCCGATCAGATCCTGCCGCCCGCGCCCGCGGTGGTCCGCGAGCTGCCCGCCGTCCAGATCGAGATCGAGGCCGCCACCGACCCCTGCGATGACGCCGCGGTGACCGCGGCGCTCGCCTCCGGCGACGACTCCGCCGTGCTGGCCGCCTTCGGTGGAGCTGAGGCGTTCCGCACCTCCGTCATCGCCGGCGCGGCCCCGTGCATCTCGCTCTCGGATGCCTCCCATGTGTGGGTCGTCGTCAACAAGGCGCGCACGGTCGAACCGCGGGACTACGCTCCCCGCTCACTGTCCGGCAGCGGTCTGATGACGACGACCGGATCCGGTACGGCGAGGACGGATGTCTCCGCCGCTCTCGCGACGCTCGCGTCGGCGGCCGCGGATGCCGGTGCCGGGCGCATCGGCGTGAACAACGGCTACCGGTCATACGACCTGCAGGTGCGCACCTATGGGCAGCATGTGCGGGCTCAGGGCACTGCGAGCGCCGACACGGTGTCGGCCCGCCCCGGGCACAGCGAGCATCAGACCGGCCTCGCCGTCGACGTCGTGGCCTGCGACGGGCACTGCACCGGCATCCATGCCTTCGCCGGCACTCCGCAGAGCGCCTGGGTCGCGGAGCACGCCTGGGAGTACGGCTTCATCGTGCGGTACGAGCAGGGGCGAACCGCCACCACCGGCTACATCGCCGAGCCATGGCACCTCCGCTATGTCGGGCCCGAGATCGCCGCGGTCTATCACGCCGGCGGATTCCACACCCTCGAGGAGTTCTTCGGCCTGCCCGCCGCCCCCGACTACGTCGAGTGA
- a CDS encoding efflux RND transporter permease subunit yields the protein MWKLSVLSLRNRALIALITIVAAVFGGLALTNLKQELIPSLELPALVVMSNYPGASPEVVENDVSTPIETAIQGVPGLESTTATSTTNASIVQATFTYGTNLATAEQKMQQAINRISQQLPDAVEPQVLSVSIDDFPVIQVAVTGFDDAETAQADLESIAIPKIEEVDGVNAAEIVGGTGQRVTITPDDAKLAEHRVSPDQISQTLQQNGMLFPGGSITEGDSTYTVQTGAKLTTTDEIAALPIVGTDVTIGDIATVKQENDPVTSISRVDGEDALTIAVTKLPAANTVEVSTGVTDVLDDLEKSFPGATFTVVFDQAPFIQQSIDSLATEGLLGLVFAVIVILVFLLSIRSTLVTAISIPTSVLITFIGLQAFGYSLNILTLGALTIAIGRVVDDSIVVIENIKRHYVEGADKGEAIRLAVKEVASAVTASTITTVAVFLPIAFVGDMVGELFRPFAMTVTIAMAASLFVALTIVPVLAYWFLRPGKPLLDEHGNRIDPEDPAAPPTPLQKIYRPILSWTLKHSLTTVALAAVVLIGTLAMAPLMKVNFLSDSGQNTMTVTQDLGPTASLQAQSDAAAKVEDALDDVDGIQHVQVSIGSSGSSLRDAFSGGAGITYSILTDADADQEQLRDDVQDAVDGLDDVGDISVAGSQGFGSSDIEVTITANDSDDLQTATDALVKEIDGRDGVGQVTDNLAASLPYIAVVVDKDKAAQHGLTEVAVGTMVSNAMQPKQIGSIEIDDTALTVYLADPEPPTTEASLKQLTIQTPTGPVELQDVATVEQREGPTSITTEKGRRTATVTVPPASDDLAVATASVNTAIEKVDLPAGASAEIGGVASQQADSFSQLGLAMLAAILIVYVVMVATFKSLRQPLLLLVSVPFAATGAILLQIVTGVPLGVASLIGVLMLIGIVVTNAIVLVDLVNQYREKGLSVPEAVLAGGEKRLRPILMTALATIFALTPMALGITGHGGFISQPLAIVVIGGLVSSTVLTLIVLPTLYNLVEGARDRRAARRAARGGDAGSAPKPDAGPDAGGPSSAAAAVSAADAAVPALVGAAAGSGASASDAPVDGGARGASRPIGHVPVAPAAEAPAQDAASSASETAAADVARQQPAAHPTVYDAPAAPAPSAASSSAMAAAAVGIRRRCGRSCCRRHPRSWPRTRARRSRR from the coding sequence ATGTGGAAGCTCTCCGTCCTCAGCCTGCGCAACCGCGCACTGATCGCGCTGATCACGATCGTCGCGGCCGTCTTCGGCGGCCTCGCGCTGACCAACCTCAAGCAGGAACTGATCCCCTCGCTCGAGCTCCCGGCGCTGGTGGTGATGTCCAACTACCCCGGCGCCTCGCCCGAGGTCGTCGAGAACGACGTGTCCACCCCGATCGAGACCGCCATCCAGGGTGTGCCCGGACTGGAGTCGACCACCGCGACCAGCACCACCAACGCGTCGATCGTGCAGGCGACCTTCACCTACGGCACCAACCTCGCGACCGCCGAGCAGAAGATGCAGCAGGCGATCAACCGCATCTCGCAGCAGCTGCCCGACGCCGTCGAGCCCCAGGTGCTCTCGGTGTCGATCGACGACTTCCCCGTGATCCAGGTCGCCGTGACAGGCTTCGATGACGCCGAGACCGCGCAGGCCGACCTGGAGAGCATCGCCATCCCCAAGATCGAGGAGGTCGACGGGGTCAACGCCGCCGAGATCGTGGGCGGCACCGGTCAGCGCGTCACGATCACCCCGGATGACGCGAAGCTCGCCGAGCACCGGGTGAGCCCGGACCAGATCTCGCAGACGCTGCAGCAGAACGGCATGCTGTTCCCGGGCGGCTCGATCACCGAGGGCGACAGCACCTACACCGTGCAGACCGGCGCCAAGCTGACGACGACGGACGAGATCGCCGCGCTGCCGATCGTCGGGACGGATGTCACCATCGGCGACATCGCCACGGTGAAGCAGGAGAACGACCCGGTCACGTCGATCTCGCGCGTGGACGGCGAGGACGCGCTGACGATCGCCGTCACGAAGCTGCCCGCCGCCAACACCGTCGAGGTGTCCACCGGCGTGACCGACGTGCTCGACGACCTGGAGAAGTCGTTCCCCGGGGCGACGTTCACCGTGGTCTTCGACCAGGCTCCATTCATCCAGCAGTCCATCGACTCACTCGCGACCGAGGGCCTTCTCGGCCTCGTGTTCGCCGTGATCGTCATCCTCGTCTTCCTGCTGTCGATCCGCTCGACGCTGGTCACCGCGATCTCGATCCCCACGTCGGTGCTGATCACGTTCATCGGTCTGCAGGCGTTCGGGTACTCGCTGAACATCCTGACCCTCGGCGCGCTGACGATCGCGATCGGGCGCGTGGTCGACGACTCCATCGTCGTGATCGAGAACATCAAGAGGCACTACGTCGAGGGCGCCGACAAGGGCGAGGCCATCCGCCTGGCCGTGAAGGAGGTGGCGTCGGCCGTCACCGCCTCGACGATCACCACGGTCGCGGTGTTCCTGCCGATCGCCTTCGTCGGCGACATGGTCGGCGAGCTGTTCCGCCCGTTCGCGATGACCGTCACGATCGCGATGGCCGCATCGCTGTTCGTCGCGCTGACGATCGTGCCGGTGCTGGCCTACTGGTTCCTGCGGCCGGGCAAGCCGCTGCTGGACGAGCACGGCAACCGCATCGACCCCGAGGACCCGGCGGCTCCGCCGACCCCGCTGCAGAAGATCTACCGTCCGATCCTGTCGTGGACGCTGAAGCACTCGCTCACGACGGTCGCGCTCGCCGCCGTGGTGCTGATCGGGACGCTGGCGATGGCGCCGCTGATGAAGGTGAACTTCCTCAGCGACTCCGGCCAGAACACCATGACCGTGACACAGGATCTCGGCCCGACGGCCAGCCTGCAGGCGCAATCGGATGCCGCGGCGAAGGTGGAGGACGCCCTCGACGATGTCGACGGGATCCAGCACGTGCAGGTGTCGATCGGTTCGAGCGGATCGTCGCTGCGCGACGCGTTCTCGGGTGGCGCGGGCATCACCTACTCGATCCTCACCGACGCCGATGCCGATCAGGAGCAGTTGCGTGACGACGTGCAGGACGCCGTCGACGGGCTGGACGACGTCGGCGACATCAGCGTCGCCGGCTCGCAGGGCTTCGGCTCCAGCGACATCGAGGTGACGATCACGGCGAACGACTCGGACGACCTGCAGACCGCGACCGACGCGCTCGTGAAGGAGATCGACGGTCGCGACGGCGTCGGGCAGGTCACCGACAACCTCGCCGCCTCGCTGCCGTACATCGCCGTCGTCGTGGACAAGGACAAGGCGGCGCAGCACGGGCTGACCGAGGTGGCCGTCGGCACCATGGTGTCGAACGCCATGCAGCCGAAGCAGATCGGCTCGATCGAGATCGACGACACGGCGCTGACCGTGTACCTCGCCGACCCCGAGCCGCCGACCACCGAGGCGTCGCTCAAGCAGCTGACGATCCAGACCCCGACCGGACCGGTCGAACTGCAGGACGTCGCCACCGTCGAGCAGCGCGAGGGCCCGACCTCGATCACGACCGAGAAGGGCCGCCGCACCGCCACGGTCACTGTGCCCCCGGCATCCGACGACCTGGCCGTCGCGACGGCGTCGGTCAACACCGCGATCGAGAAGGTCGATCTGCCTGCCGGCGCGAGCGCCGAGATCGGCGGCGTCGCCTCGCAGCAGGCCGACTCGTTCTCGCAGCTCGGACTCGCGATGCTCGCGGCGATCCTGATCGTCTACGTGGTGATGGTGGCGACCTTCAAGTCGCTGCGGCAGCCGCTGCTGCTGCTGGTCTCGGTGCCGTTCGCGGCCACCGGTGCGATCCTGCTGCAGATCGTCACGGGCGTTCCGCTCGGCGTCGCCTCGCTGATCGGCGTGCTGATGCTGATCGGCATCGTGGTGACCAACGCGATCGTGCTCGTCGACCTGGTGAACCAGTACCGCGAGAAGGGGCTGTCCGTGCCGGAGGCGGTGCTCGCCGGTGGCGAGAAGCGTCTGCGGCCGATCCTGATGACGGCGCTCGCGACGATCTTCGCGCTCACGCCGATGGCGCTCGGCATCACCGGGCACGGCGGGTTCATCTCGCAGCCGCTGGCGATCGTCGTGATCGGTGGCCTGGTGTCGTCGACCGTGCTGACGCTGATCGTGCTGCCGACGCTGTACAACCTCGTCGAGGGTGCCCGCGACCGTCGCGCCGCGCGTCGCGCTGCTCGCGGCGGAGACGCCGGTTCGGCTCCGAAGCCGGACGCCGGTCCGGATGCCGGTGGGCCGAGCTCTGCGGCAGCAGCCGTGTCCGCGGCGGATGCCGCCGTGCCGGCGCTGGTCGGCGCCGCGGCTGGATCAGGAGCCTCGGCTTCGGATGCCCCGGTGGACGGTGGAGCGCGGGGCGCATCCAGGCCGATCGGACACGTGCCGGTGGCACCCGCAGCGGAGGCACCGGCCCAGGATGCAGCGTCCTCGGCGTCCGAGACCGCAGCGGCGGATGTTGCCCGGCAGCAGCCTGCCGCGCACCCGACGGTGTATGACGCTCCGGCCGCTCCGGCACCGAGCGCGGCCTCTTCGTCAGCGATGGCGGCTGCGGCCGTCGGCATCCGCCGCCGCTGCGGCCGCAGCTGCTGCCGTCGGCATCCGCGATCGTGGCCGCGAACGCGAGCCAGGAGGAGCAGGCGCTGA
- a CDS encoding aldose 1-epimerase family protein, which translates to MTSPTGIQHHLRRGDVTAQIAQVGASLRHLTVSGVDIVPPYPEDQPAPMCSGVVLVPWPNRIRDGLWQDGGTERALAVTEPKLRNASHGLLRFTAYETAEASDDRLALRATIVPQTGYPYLIETSVTYALTDAGIDVEHTLVNRSEAPAAVALGTHPYLTIGDVDARDLVLRVPAETFFETDDRMLPIGESPVSGGTDLREGQRLGDVELDTGFATLLRDADGAVRTSLTAPDGRRAELWQGEGFDYVQVYTSERYPGQVLAVAIEPMTAPAEAFNSGRGVRRLAPGESWTLRWGIHFSG; encoded by the coding sequence GTGACCTCCCCCACCGGCATCCAGCATCATCTCCGTCGCGGCGACGTGACCGCGCAGATCGCCCAGGTCGGCGCCTCGCTGCGCCACCTCACCGTCAGCGGCGTCGACATCGTCCCGCCGTACCCCGAGGACCAGCCGGCGCCGATGTGCTCCGGCGTCGTGCTCGTGCCGTGGCCGAACCGCATCCGCGACGGCCTCTGGCAGGACGGCGGCACCGAGCGCGCCCTGGCGGTCACCGAGCCGAAGCTGCGCAACGCCAGTCACGGGCTGCTGCGGTTCACCGCCTATGAGACGGCCGAGGCGTCAGACGACAGGCTCGCGCTGCGCGCGACGATCGTGCCGCAGACCGGGTACCCGTACCTGATCGAGACCTCGGTGACGTACGCCCTGACGGATGCCGGGATCGACGTCGAGCACACGCTCGTGAACCGCTCGGAGGCTCCGGCGGCTGTCGCGCTGGGCACGCATCCGTATCTGACGATCGGCGACGTCGATGCGCGAGATCTCGTGCTGCGCGTACCCGCCGAGACCTTCTTCGAGACCGACGACCGGATGCTGCCGATCGGCGAGTCCCCGGTGTCCGGCGGCACCGACCTGCGGGAGGGCCAGCGGCTGGGCGACGTCGAGCTGGACACCGGCTTCGCGACCCTGCTGCGCGATGCCGACGGTGCGGTGCGCACGTCGCTGACGGCCCCCGACGGCCGTCGCGCCGAGCTCTGGCAGGGCGAGGGCTTCGACTACGTGCAGGTGTACACCTCGGAGCGCTATCCCGGGCAGGTGCTGGCCGTCGCGATCGAGCCGATGACCGCGCCGGCCGAGGCGTTCAACTCCGGCCGTGGGGTGCGCCGCCTCGCCCCCGGAGAGAGCTGGACACTGCGCTGGGGCATCCACTTCTCGGGCTGA
- a CDS encoding YaeQ family protein, with the protein MAIGSTMHTFDVQLADMDRGVYDDFSLRVARHPSETDAFMLTRVLAYGLEYAEGIAFGGSVSSTEEPAVLVRDLTGAITVWIEVGAPDAERLHYGSRMAERTVVYTHRDPAKVMAPWADKRIHRAEDIRVYSFDPGFIESATPLIERRNTMTLTVTEQVLYLDLNGTTLTTAVHEHRLS; encoded by the coding sequence ATGGCAATCGGCTCGACCATGCACACCTTCGACGTGCAGCTCGCGGACATGGACCGCGGCGTCTACGACGACTTCTCGCTGCGGGTCGCGCGGCATCCGTCCGAGACCGACGCGTTCATGCTCACCCGCGTGCTCGCCTACGGGCTGGAGTATGCCGAGGGCATCGCGTTCGGCGGCAGCGTCTCATCCACCGAGGAGCCCGCGGTGCTCGTGCGCGACCTGACCGGCGCGATCACCGTCTGGATCGAGGTCGGCGCCCCTGACGCCGAGCGCCTGCACTATGGCAGCCGCATGGCCGAGCGCACCGTCGTCTACACGCACCGCGACCCCGCGAAGGTCATGGCGCCGTGGGCCGACAAGCGCATCCACCGCGCCGAGGACATCCGGGTCTACAGCTTCGACCCCGGCTTCATCGAATCGGCGACCCCGCTGATCGAGCGCCGCAACACCATGACTCTCACCGTCACCGAGCAGGTGCTCTATCTCGACCTCAACGGCACGACGCTCACGACCGCGGTGCACGAGCACCGGCTGAGCTGA
- a CDS encoding fluoride efflux transporter FluC has translation MTPLVFLLAALAGGLGAAVRYLVDVGIARLTGTRYPWGVFLINLTGSFALGLIVAGLPDASFIVGTGFLGGYTTFSTAMLDTVALWRDGERRASAFNAIGMLLLGLVAAFAGLALGSLGR, from the coding sequence ATGACGCCGCTGGTGTTCCTGCTCGCCGCGCTCGCGGGGGGTCTCGGCGCCGCGGTGCGGTACCTCGTCGATGTCGGCATCGCGAGGCTCACCGGCACGCGATACCCGTGGGGCGTGTTCCTGATCAACCTGACCGGATCGTTCGCCCTCGGGCTGATCGTGGCAGGTCTGCCGGATGCCTCGTTCATCGTGGGCACCGGCTTCCTCGGCGGCTACACGACGTTCAGCACCGCGATGCTCGACACCGTCGCACTGTGGCGCGACGGCGAGCGCCGGGCATCCGCCTTCAACGCGATCGGCATGCTGCTGCTCGGCCTCGTCGCCGCTTTCGCCGGCCTCGCCCTGGGCTCCCTCGGGCGTTGA
- a CDS encoding Rv2578c family radical SAM protein, with the protein MRWQGQTIDEADSDALPGLENRTGIVRSVTTPEFSGMTFHEVLSKSGLNRVPGASRMPFSWTINPYRGCSHACVYCFARGTHEYLDLDAGHDFDSQIVVKTNIVEVVERELRRGSWRHETVALGTNTDPYQRAEGRYKLMPGIIRALADSGTPFSLLTKGTLVRRDIPVLVEAAKRVPVDVQLSIAMYDDELQHAIEPGTPSTQARLDTVRALTDAGFRVGVFLMPVLPHLTDSVAHIDTALSRIKDAGADHVVYGVLHLRAGVKPWFFQWLEQYRPDLVSSYRALYPGVAAEAPKDYKKWLARRMRPLIRSHGLYAEAEDDERMRGIMRDRTAPTAPKPAAAEMLF; encoded by the coding sequence ATGCGATGGCAGGGGCAGACGATCGACGAAGCGGATTCCGACGCGCTCCCCGGCCTTGAGAACCGCACCGGCATCGTGCGCTCGGTGACCACCCCAGAGTTCTCGGGGATGACCTTCCACGAGGTGCTGTCGAAGTCCGGGCTGAACCGCGTCCCCGGTGCATCCCGCATGCCGTTCAGCTGGACGATCAACCCGTACCGCGGATGCAGTCATGCATGCGTCTACTGCTTCGCCCGGGGGACGCACGAGTACCTCGACCTGGATGCGGGGCACGACTTCGACTCTCAGATCGTGGTGAAGACCAACATCGTCGAGGTGGTCGAGCGCGAGCTGCGGCGGGGCTCGTGGCGGCACGAGACCGTCGCGCTCGGCACCAACACCGATCCGTATCAGCGCGCCGAGGGACGCTACAAGCTCATGCCGGGCATCATCCGGGCACTGGCCGACTCGGGCACGCCGTTCTCACTGCTCACCAAGGGCACGCTGGTGCGGCGCGACATCCCGGTGCTCGTCGAGGCCGCGAAGCGGGTGCCTGTCGACGTGCAGCTGTCCATCGCGATGTACGACGACGAGCTGCAGCACGCGATCGAGCCGGGCACTCCATCGACGCAGGCCAGGCTCGACACAGTGAGGGCGCTGACGGATGCCGGGTTCCGCGTCGGCGTCTTCCTCATGCCGGTGCTGCCGCACCTGACCGACTCGGTCGCGCACATCGACACCGCGCTCTCCCGCATCAAGGATGCCGGTGCCGATCACGTCGTGTACGGCGTGCTGCATCTGCGCGCAGGCGTGAAACCGTGGTTCTTCCAGTGGCTGGAGCAGTACCGGCCCGATCTCGTCTCGTCGTACCGCGCGCTGTATCCCGGTGTCGCGGCGGAGGCCCCGAAGGACTACAAGAAGTGGCTCGCGAGGCGGATGCGGCCGCTCATCCGCTCGCACGGGCTGTACGCCGAAGCAGAGGACGACGAGCGGATGCGGGGCATCATGCGCGACCGCACCGCGCCCACGGCCCCGAAGCCGGCTGCCGCCGAGATGCTGTTCTGA
- a CDS encoding DEAD/DEAH box helicase — MTTPVVTTAAAVRPTVTVTSVAPTAIVMTVVRPVRTAAETALAATTGGGRPSYGDRTERPRYSDDRRGGASRPSRETRPSRDERRERDSRPTRSDWNRPATVAAQQQVDDVVHERLEAQTVQAEEVADVTFGDLGLGSNIVEVLANMGAEKPFPIQAASVPAVLEGRDVLARGRTGSGKTIAFGAPLVESILLSQKGKKREFARAPRAIILAPTRELALQIDRTVQPIARSVGLFTTQIYGGVPQARQVGALKKGVDIVIGTPGRIEDLINQGKLDLSEVRIAVLDEADHMCELGFVEPVQRILRHTGTALENGASSQKLLFSATLDREVASLVDEFLVDPAVFEVAGETQDSGTIDHRVLVVEHRDKADILSSLVDRDGRTLVFSRTRAFAEMLAEQFEDAGIPAVSLHGDLNQAKRTRNLEKLTRGKVNVLVATDVAARGIHVDDIDLVVQADAPDEYKTYLHRAGRTGRAGRSGTVVTLITRHRRRRMEELLERAEIDAPFEQAAPGDDIVEELAGRIPTDAELTA, encoded by the coding sequence GTGACGACGCCCGTCGTGACGACCGCGGCGGCCGTCCGTCCTACGGTGACCGTGACCAGCGTCGCTCCTACGGCGATCGTGATGACCGTCGTTCGTCCGGTTCGTACGGCGGCCGAGACGGCGCTCGCCGCGACGACCGGCGGCGGCCGCCCGTCGTACGGTGACCGCACCGAGCGCCCGCGCTACTCGGACGACCGCCGCGGCGGAGCATCCCGCCCGTCGCGCGAGACGCGCCCGTCGCGCGACGAGCGTCGCGAGCGCGATTCCCGCCCGACCCGCAGCGACTGGAACCGTCCGGCCACCGTCGCCGCGCAGCAGCAGGTCGACGACGTCGTGCATGAGCGCCTCGAGGCGCAGACCGTGCAGGCAGAGGAAGTCGCCGATGTGACCTTCGGCGACCTGGGCCTCGGTTCGAACATCGTCGAGGTGCTGGCGAACATGGGGGCCGAGAAGCCGTTCCCGATCCAGGCCGCGTCGGTACCCGCCGTGCTCGAGGGCCGCGACGTGCTGGCCCGAGGCCGCACCGGCTCGGGCAAGACCATCGCCTTCGGCGCGCCGCTGGTCGAGAGCATCCTGCTCTCGCAGAAGGGCAAGAAGCGCGAGTTCGCCCGTGCACCGCGCGCGATCATCCTCGCGCCGACCCGCGAGCTCGCCCTGCAGATCGACCGCACCGTGCAGCCGATCGCCCGCAGCGTCGGCCTGTTCACCACGCAGATCTACGGTGGCGTGCCGCAGGCCCGCCAGGTGGGTGCGCTGAAGAAGGGCGTCGACATCGTGATCGGCACCCCCGGCCGTATCGAGGACCTGATCAACCAGGGCAAGCTCGACCTCTCCGAGGTGCGCATCGCCGTGCTCGACGAGGCCGACCACATGTGCGAGCTGGGCTTCGTCGAGCCGGTGCAGCGCATCCTGCGCCACACCGGCACTGCTCTGGAGAACGGTGCGTCCTCGCAGAAGCTGCTGTTCTCGGCGACCCTCGACCGCGAGGTCGCGTCGCTGGTCGACGAGTTCCTCGTCGACCCGGCCGTCTTCGAGGTCGCCGGTGAGACGCAGGACTCCGGCACGATCGACCACCGCGTGCTGGTCGTCGAGCACCGCGACAAAGCCGACATCCTCTCGTCGCTCGTCGACCGCGACGGTCGCACCCTGGTGTTCAGCCGCACCCGCGCGTTCGCCGAGATGCTCGCCGAGCAGTTCGAGGATGCCGGCATCCCGGCCGTCTCGCTGCACGGCGACCTGAACCAGGCGAAGCGCACCCGCAACCTGGAGAAGCTGACGCGCGGCAAGGTGAACGTGCTGGTGGCGACGGATGTCGCCGCCCGCGGCATCCACGTCGACGACATCGACCTGGTCGTGCAGGCCGACGCTCCGGACGAGTACAAGACGTACCTGCACCGTGCCGGGCGCACCGGCCGTGCCGGCCGTTCCGGCACCGTGGTGACGCTGATCACCCGGCACCGCCGTCGCCGAATGGAGGAGCTGCTCGAGCGCGCCGAGATCGACGCGCCGTTCGAGCAGGCCGCCCCAGGCGACGACATCGTCGAGGAGCTCGCCGGCCGTATCCCGACGGATGCCGAGCTGACCGCCTGA